A genomic region of Tsukamurella pulmonis contains the following coding sequences:
- a CDS encoding thiamine ABC transporter substrate-binding protein has translation MSNLGRIGLAILTAAALATSACATSTAPSAESGAPSATGAVTLVTHSSFHLPEQVLADFTKQTGLAVKTVELGDGGELATKLSLTPGNPPGDVAFGVDNTYAARPVRAGVFDEYVSPAAANGAQEYALAGMPQLAAVDFGDVCINIDTRYFRDKNLPEPVTYQDLAKPEYRGLTIVENPETASPGMAFLAGTVATLGEGWQDYWRSLRANDVVVAPDWSTAYKTDFSGSSGKGPKPIVVSYASSPAAEVGEDGAAPPTKALLDTCFRQVEYAGVLRGTKNPDGARKLIDFLLSPAAQAAIPDAMYVYPVTRGVPLPEAWAKYAPVPPKSATLPADRLADERDGWVRQWRQAMGR, from the coding sequence ATGAGCAACCTCGGCCGGATCGGCCTCGCGATCCTGACGGCGGCGGCCCTCGCGACCAGCGCCTGCGCGACGAGCACGGCACCGTCGGCGGAGAGCGGCGCACCGTCGGCGACGGGGGCCGTGACCCTGGTGACCCACTCCAGCTTCCACCTGCCCGAACAGGTCCTCGCCGACTTCACGAAGCAGACCGGCCTCGCGGTCAAGACCGTCGAGCTCGGCGACGGCGGCGAGCTCGCCACCAAGCTCTCGCTGACCCCGGGCAACCCGCCCGGCGACGTCGCCTTCGGCGTGGACAACACCTACGCCGCGCGGCCCGTACGGGCCGGCGTCTTCGACGAGTACGTCTCGCCCGCCGCGGCCAACGGCGCGCAGGAGTACGCCCTCGCGGGCATGCCGCAGCTCGCCGCTGTCGACTTCGGCGACGTCTGCATCAACATCGACACCCGGTACTTCCGCGACAAGAACCTGCCGGAGCCGGTCACCTACCAGGACCTGGCTAAGCCCGAGTACCGCGGCCTGACCATCGTGGAGAACCCGGAGACGGCCTCGCCGGGGATGGCCTTCCTGGCCGGCACCGTGGCGACCCTCGGCGAGGGCTGGCAGGACTACTGGCGCTCGCTGCGCGCCAATGACGTGGTCGTCGCGCCGGACTGGTCGACGGCGTACAAGACCGACTTCTCCGGCTCGTCGGGCAAGGGCCCGAAGCCGATCGTCGTCTCCTACGCCAGCTCGCCCGCCGCCGAGGTCGGCGAGGACGGCGCCGCGCCGCCGACCAAGGCGCTGCTCGACACCTGCTTCCGGCAGGTCGAGTACGCGGGCGTCCTGCGCGGCACCAAGAACCCCGACGGCGCGCGCAAACTGATCGACTTCCTGCTCTCGCCGGCGGCGCAGGCCGCGATCCCCGACGCGATGTACGTCTACCCCGTCACCCGCGGCGTCCCGCTGCCGGAGGCCTGGGCGAAGTACGCGCCCGTCCCGCCGAAGTCCGCCACCCTGCCCGCCGATCGCCTCGCCGACGAGCGCGACGGCTGGGTGCGCCAGTGGCGCCAAGCGATGGGGCGGTGA
- a CDS encoding GMC family oxidoreductase N-terminal domain-containing protein has protein sequence MTNDVFTPRQARALLSIADTLIPGGDGIPGAREIDFLASVSRTAAHKMLPRELRELKAFLDVWDTRGFGLVNRIGPRHFSALPHARREQALLGWGTHSLAPVRAVFQGLRSLIIGAYYIAPDATGARATIGYPEAPGPLPDAPERPLRPLAIPAGGARLTADVVVVGSGAGGGTAAAVLAAAGLDVLVLERGGYHDDRDFGAGELESLTTLYAGAPAISAEGQFSSFMAGGTLGGGTVVNWSTSFATPEHVRAEWAAHGARQFAAGEFTRSLDAVQRRLGVNTDHGTVSSRDALLERGLTALGWHCEAMPRNVLGCDQGVECGRCGYGCRIGAKQSTAKTWLHDAAADGARIAVGVEVRRVIVERGRATGVEAIGPDGAPVTVAAKAVVVAAGSLQTPPLLRRSGLRNKRIGENLRLHPVTAVAGVFEEDVRPWEGGLQTRYSTEHADLDGEGYGVIYETGPVSPGAITLFQPWHSAAQHAADMRAMRHTVQVGVIVRDTGSGRVTVGRDGEPVVRYRLNEHDAAHMQRGVVGAAEIMAAAGARSVRSSHQNRVSADLPGSLDGFAAAAQREGYAPARCQMIALHIMGSAAMGGSRETSATDPDGATWEVPNLIVADASCFPTPSGVNPMISIEAIAHMNASRLAARLA, from the coding sequence GTGACGAACGACGTCTTCACCCCGCGCCAGGCCCGTGCCCTGCTGTCGATCGCCGACACCCTCATCCCCGGCGGCGACGGCATCCCCGGCGCCCGGGAGATCGACTTCCTCGCCTCCGTCTCCCGCACGGCCGCGCACAAGATGCTGCCGCGGGAGCTGCGCGAGCTCAAGGCGTTCCTCGACGTCTGGGACACCCGTGGTTTCGGGCTCGTCAACAGGATCGGGCCGCGGCATTTCTCCGCGCTCCCGCACGCGCGGCGCGAGCAGGCCCTGCTCGGCTGGGGCACGCACTCCCTCGCGCCGGTTCGCGCCGTCTTCCAAGGGCTGCGCTCGCTGATCATCGGCGCCTACTACATCGCGCCCGATGCGACCGGTGCCCGCGCGACGATCGGCTACCCCGAGGCGCCCGGCCCGCTGCCCGACGCACCGGAGCGCCCGCTGCGGCCGCTCGCCATCCCCGCGGGCGGTGCGCGACTGACCGCGGACGTCGTGGTGGTGGGCTCCGGCGCGGGCGGCGGGACCGCCGCAGCGGTCCTCGCGGCGGCCGGGCTCGACGTGCTCGTCCTCGAGCGCGGCGGCTACCACGACGACCGCGATTTCGGTGCGGGCGAGCTGGAGTCGCTGACCACCCTCTACGCCGGTGCCCCGGCGATCTCCGCGGAGGGGCAGTTCTCCTCCTTCATGGCCGGCGGCACACTCGGCGGCGGCACGGTGGTCAACTGGTCCACCTCCTTCGCCACGCCCGAGCACGTCCGCGCCGAATGGGCCGCGCACGGCGCCCGCCAGTTCGCGGCCGGCGAGTTCACCCGCTCGCTCGACGCCGTGCAGCGCAGGCTCGGCGTCAACACCGACCATGGCACCGTGTCCTCGCGCGACGCGCTCCTCGAACGCGGCCTGACGGCCCTCGGCTGGCACTGCGAGGCGATGCCCCGCAACGTGCTCGGCTGCGACCAGGGCGTCGAGTGCGGCCGCTGCGGGTACGGCTGCCGGATCGGCGCCAAGCAGTCCACCGCCAAGACCTGGCTGCACGACGCCGCCGCCGACGGTGCGCGGATCGCCGTCGGCGTCGAGGTGCGGCGCGTGATCGTCGAGCGGGGCCGCGCCACCGGAGTCGAGGCGATCGGGCCCGACGGTGCGCCCGTCACCGTCGCCGCGAAGGCGGTCGTGGTGGCCGCGGGCTCGCTGCAGACCCCGCCCCTGCTGCGTCGTTCGGGCCTGCGCAACAAGCGGATCGGCGAGAACCTGCGGCTGCACCCCGTGACCGCCGTCGCGGGCGTCTTCGAGGAGGACGTGCGCCCCTGGGAGGGGGGCCTGCAGACCCGGTATTCCACCGAGCACGCCGATCTCGACGGCGAGGGCTACGGCGTGATCTACGAGACCGGGCCGGTGAGTCCCGGCGCGATCACCTTGTTCCAGCCCTGGCACTCCGCGGCGCAGCACGCCGCCGACATGCGGGCGATGCGGCACACCGTGCAGGTGGGAGTCATTGTCCGCGACACCGGGAGCGGGCGGGTCACCGTCGGGCGCGACGGTGAGCCCGTCGTGCGGTACCGGCTCAACGAGCACGACGCCGCCCACATGCAGCGCGGCGTGGTGGGCGCGGCCGAGATCATGGCCGCCGCCGGGGCCCGATCCGTGCGCAGCTCCCACCAGAACCGGGTCAGCGCGGACCTCCCCGGATCGCTCGACGGATTCGCGGCCGCCGCGCAGCGGGAGGGCTACGCGCCGGCGCGGTGCCAGATGATCGCGCTGCACATCATGGGGTCGGCCGCGATGGGCGGCAGCCGCGAGACCTCGGCGACGGACCCGGACGGAGCCACCTGGGAGGTGCCCAACCTCATCGTCGCGGACGCCTCGTGCTTCCCCACGCCCAGCGGGGTGAACCCGATGATCTCCATCGAGGCCATCGCGCACATGAACGCCTCGCGGCTGGCGGCCCGCCTGGCTTAG
- a CDS encoding LacI family DNA-binding transcriptional regulator, whose translation MTRGSNRITLVHVAEAAGVSLSTASHAFGVDKPISDATRARVLAAAEELGYEGPDPRARSLRSGRTDIIGVQVDDEAGRAFRDPVIIGILDGVSAALAASPTSVLLIPDSVPEERLRTLPVDGVVAAGCSPTLPELRAAMTRRSIPVVTAGNQVDAIGSVGVENHAATEQLTDHLRALGHRTAGIVRLRHGDVERARTEAALAAYPGSPVAISTDSTIDEGFRAAQELLRHSSRPTAIVAQSDLLAVGAIRAAEAQGLRVPEDLSVVGFDGVRIDGFDRALTTIRQPIVEMGRLAAQAVLAAHDGAPLPTRAMDVELVLGDTTGPAPQRT comes from the coding sequence ATGACACGCGGGTCAAACCGGATAACGCTGGTGCACGTCGCCGAGGCGGCGGGCGTCTCGCTGTCCACGGCCTCGCACGCCTTCGGCGTCGACAAGCCGATCAGCGACGCCACGCGCGCCCGCGTCCTCGCCGCGGCCGAGGAGCTCGGCTACGAGGGCCCCGACCCGCGGGCCCGCTCGCTGCGCAGCGGCCGCACGGACATCATCGGCGTCCAGGTCGACGACGAGGCCGGGCGCGCCTTCCGCGATCCGGTCATCATCGGCATCCTCGACGGAGTGTCGGCCGCCCTCGCCGCCAGCCCCACCTCGGTCCTGCTCATCCCCGACTCGGTCCCCGAGGAGCGCCTGCGCACGCTCCCCGTCGACGGGGTGGTCGCCGCGGGCTGTTCGCCGACGCTGCCCGAGCTGCGCGCCGCGATGACGCGGCGCTCCATCCCCGTGGTCACTGCGGGCAACCAGGTCGACGCCATCGGCAGCGTCGGCGTCGAGAACCACGCCGCCACCGAGCAGCTCACCGACCACCTCCGGGCGCTCGGTCACCGCACCGCCGGCATCGTCCGGCTCCGGCACGGCGACGTGGAGCGGGCGCGCACGGAGGCCGCGCTCGCGGCGTACCCGGGGTCACCGGTCGCGATCAGCACCGACAGCACCATCGACGAGGGCTTCCGCGCCGCGCAGGAATTGCTGCGGCACAGCAGCCGTCCCACCGCGATCGTCGCCCAGTCCGACCTCCTCGCCGTCGGCGCGATCCGGGCCGCGGAGGCGCAGGGGCTGCGCGTCCCCGAGGACCTCTCGGTCGTGGGCTTCGACGGCGTCCGCATCGACGGCTTCGACCGCGCCCTCACCACGATTCGGCAGCCGATCGTGGAGATGGGCCGCCTCGCGGCGCAGGCGGTGCTCGCCGCGCACGACGGTGCGCCCCTGCCCACCCGGGCGATGGACGTCGAGCTCGTCCTCGGCGACACCACCGGGCCCGCGCCTCAGCGCACCTGA
- a CDS encoding ABC transporter permease has protein sequence MTSSSSGRLALLAAPLLFVAVFFLWPVAAIIARGLSSDGVGLWQGFTGAGGLGLVRFTLWQAAASTLLTVVLGLPLAWLTARVRFRGQWLLRVVATVPFVLPTVVVGVAFRTLFAPEGSLGFLGLSETVWAVLLAHAYFNVSVVARIVGGVWSAIDPRAEQAARTLGAGPVRAFLTATGPALLPAIASAASVVFLFCATSFGIVLVVGGSRLRTLETAVYQEVVGAFDLRTAALLALVQIAVVVFAVALSGALRVRVSRPSSAARTEPARPRGRARLAVLLGVPVSVVLLLFPLGALVVRSLHPHASGALSLDAYRRLTADFGGVVPAKALVMSLVTAAQAGVIALLVGGLAAVAIARSRGLLSRFADAVVMLPLGVSAVTLGFGYLLALQSLPAVRESPAVLPFVQALVALPLVVRVLVPALAAVDPRQRQAAAVLGASPVRVFASVDLPVISRSVAVAAGFAYVVTLGEFGAASFLVRPEQMTLPVLIGRIAGRPGWDSAALAASCSVLLIVATVLVIGVVEALRRDDAGKAEF, from the coding sequence GTGACGTCATCGTCGAGCGGGCGGCTCGCGCTGCTGGCCGCGCCGCTGCTGTTCGTCGCGGTCTTCTTCCTCTGGCCCGTCGCCGCGATCATCGCGCGGGGCCTCTCCTCCGACGGTGTCGGCCTGTGGCAGGGGTTCACCGGCGCGGGCGGCCTCGGGCTGGTCCGGTTCACGCTCTGGCAGGCCGCGGCGTCGACGCTGCTCACCGTGGTGCTCGGGCTCCCGCTGGCGTGGCTGACCGCCCGGGTCCGCTTCCGCGGGCAGTGGCTGCTGCGCGTGGTGGCGACGGTGCCGTTCGTGCTGCCGACCGTCGTGGTGGGCGTGGCCTTCCGCACCCTTTTCGCGCCGGAGGGCAGCCTCGGCTTCCTCGGCCTGTCGGAGACGGTGTGGGCCGTGCTGCTGGCGCACGCCTACTTCAACGTCTCGGTGGTGGCGCGGATCGTCGGCGGAGTCTGGTCCGCGATCGATCCCCGGGCCGAGCAGGCGGCGCGCACTTTGGGCGCCGGTCCGGTGCGGGCCTTCCTCACCGCGACCGGGCCGGCCCTGCTACCCGCGATCGCCTCGGCGGCGTCGGTCGTCTTCCTGTTCTGCGCCACCAGCTTCGGCATCGTCCTCGTGGTCGGCGGCAGCCGCCTGCGCACCCTGGAGACCGCCGTCTACCAGGAGGTCGTCGGCGCCTTCGACCTGCGCACCGCGGCCCTTCTGGCCCTGGTCCAGATCGCCGTCGTGGTGTTCGCCGTCGCGCTGAGCGGCGCGCTGCGCGTGCGGGTGTCCCGGCCCTCGAGCGCCGCGCGCACGGAGCCCGCCCGCCCCCGCGGCCGCGCCCGGCTCGCCGTCCTGCTGGGCGTCCCGGTGAGCGTGGTGCTGCTGCTCTTCCCGCTCGGGGCGCTGGTGGTGCGCTCGCTGCACCCGCACGCCTCGGGGGCGCTGAGCCTCGACGCCTACCGGCGGCTCACCGCCGACTTCGGCGGCGTGGTCCCCGCGAAGGCGCTGGTGATGTCGCTCGTCACGGCCGCGCAGGCCGGGGTGATCGCGCTGCTCGTCGGCGGCCTCGCCGCGGTCGCGATCGCCCGCTCCCGAGGCCTGCTGAGCCGGTTCGCCGACGCCGTGGTGATGCTGCCGCTGGGCGTGAGCGCGGTGACGCTGGGCTTCGGCTACCTGCTCGCCCTGCAGTCGCTGCCCGCGGTGCGCGAGTCGCCCGCCGTGCTGCCCTTCGTGCAGGCGCTCGTCGCCCTGCCGCTGGTGGTGCGGGTGCTGGTGCCCGCGCTCGCGGCGGTCGATCCGCGGCAGCGGCAGGCCGCGGCGGTGCTCGGCGCCTCGCCAGTGAGGGTCTTCGCCTCGGTCGACCTACCGGTGATCAGCCGCTCGGTGGCCGTCGCCGCGGGCTTCGCGTACGTCGTCACGCTGGGCGAGTTCGGAGCGGCGAGCTTCCTCGTGCGCCCCGAGCAGATGACGCTGCCCGTGCTGATCGGCCGGATCGCCGGCCGCCCGGGCTGGGACAGTGCGGCGCTGGCCGCGTCCTGCTCGGTGCTGCTCATCGTCGCGACGGTGCTGGTGATCGGCGTCGTCGAGGCGCTGCGCCGCGACGACGCGGGGAAGGCCGAGTTCTGA
- a CDS encoding glycosyltransferase 87 family protein produces the protein MTKDRSTSADGGPASGLRRVALPLFLVAIGARIVWILAGQHNFNFVDLRVYYEAAQRVTADGGLYDFALRDYTPQQPLPFTYPPFAALFFYPLKFLPFPVVAVGWVALTAGLLFLVIRMCLAILAAGRGAPSRLGDVPRELPLVWTAAALWIDPVRTNLDYGQINVVLMTFGVWAAYLIARTAPSPSLALRPEKVDGASGFLVGLAAGIKLTPAVGGLFLLARGRVWAAVFSGVTFAATVGISYLILPSETRRYFTVLLGDTGPIGDPAKPDNQALRGAISRFAGHDVGTGPAWIIAVLVAAVLLFAAWWVVRRGDALIALVLVQFLGLLASPISWIHHFVWIVPLLIWVVHGPLGPRGGEGFEGPGAAFTSWATRAALVIAVFGYIGVHFLRKGLEAIGIEDGVVWALLMAPGVLAVAVLVALILAQRRRLDALV, from the coding sequence GTGACCAAGGACCGCAGCACGTCGGCCGACGGCGGTCCCGCGAGCGGCCTCCGGCGCGTCGCGCTTCCCCTCTTCCTCGTTGCCATCGGCGCCCGGATCGTCTGGATCCTCGCCGGGCAGCACAACTTCAACTTCGTCGACCTGCGCGTCTACTACGAGGCGGCGCAGCGGGTGACCGCCGACGGCGGTCTGTACGACTTCGCGCTGCGCGACTACACGCCCCAGCAGCCGCTGCCGTTCACGTATCCGCCCTTCGCGGCCCTGTTCTTCTACCCGCTGAAATTCCTCCCGTTCCCGGTCGTTGCGGTCGGCTGGGTGGCGCTCACGGCGGGCCTGTTGTTCCTGGTCATCCGCATGTGCCTGGCCATCCTGGCCGCAGGGCGCGGCGCACCGTCGCGCCTGGGCGACGTGCCGCGCGAGCTGCCCCTGGTGTGGACCGCCGCCGCACTGTGGATCGACCCCGTGCGCACCAACCTCGACTACGGCCAGATCAACGTGGTCCTCATGACCTTCGGCGTGTGGGCGGCGTACCTCATCGCCCGGACCGCGCCGTCGCCGTCGCTCGCGCTGCGCCCGGAGAAGGTCGACGGTGCCTCCGGCTTCCTCGTAGGCCTCGCCGCCGGGATCAAGCTCACGCCCGCGGTGGGCGGGCTGTTCCTGCTCGCGCGCGGTCGCGTGTGGGCGGCCGTCTTCTCCGGTGTGACCTTCGCCGCCACGGTGGGGATCAGCTACCTGATCCTGCCGTCGGAGACGCGCCGCTACTTCACCGTGCTGCTCGGCGACACCGGGCCCATCGGCGACCCCGCCAAGCCCGACAACCAGGCGCTGCGGGGCGCGATCTCCCGCTTCGCCGGGCACGATGTGGGCACCGGGCCGGCGTGGATCATCGCGGTGCTGGTGGCGGCGGTCCTCCTGTTCGCCGCCTGGTGGGTGGTGCGCCGCGGTGACGCGCTCATCGCGCTGGTCCTGGTGCAGTTCCTCGGACTCCTGGCCTCGCCGATCTCGTGGATCCATCACTTCGTGTGGATCGTGCCCCTGCTGATCTGGGTGGTGCACGGCCCCCTCGGCCCGCGCGGCGGGGAGGGCTTCGAGGGTCCCGGCGCCGCGTTCACCTCGTGGGCCACCAGGGCTGCTCTCGTCATCGCGGTGTTCGGGTACATCGGCGTGCACTTCCTGCGCAAGGGACTCGAGGCGATCGGCATCGAGGACGGCGTCGTCTGGGCGTTGCTCATGGCGCCCGGGGTGCTCGCGGTAGCGGTCCTCGTCGCCCTGATCCTGGCGCAGCGGCGGCGGCTCGACGCACTAGTCTGA
- a CDS encoding ABC transporter ATP-binding protein has product MLTIDRVSVRYGDRTAVRDVSLTVGETAGGETAGDESTAVTALLGPSGCGKSTLLRAVAGLEPLAEGRVLWDGEDLAQVPTHRRGFGMVFQDGQLFGHRDVAGNIRYGLQRHHWPRAEADARVEELLELVGLPGMGARPVGELSGGQQQRVALARALAPKPRLLLLDEPLSALDRQLRDRLTADLRRILRETGTPALIVTHDHDEAVALAGTVAVLDAGELAQVDRPARLWRRPRTADVARFLGYSVLLDAQVTNLQATSALGRVLVDCPDGRFQLGLRPGSVAIQAHGVEARVIGSVPTADGVRITAAVDTEDGELLVDALGDTPPADGEIVRVALNPRRIAVIG; this is encoded by the coding sequence GTGCTGACCATCGACCGGGTCTCGGTGCGCTACGGCGACCGGACCGCCGTGCGGGACGTCTCGCTCACCGTCGGCGAGACCGCGGGGGGAGAGACGGCCGGGGACGAGAGCACCGCGGTGACCGCGCTGCTCGGCCCCTCGGGCTGCGGCAAGTCCACGCTCCTGCGGGCCGTCGCCGGGCTCGAGCCCCTCGCCGAAGGGCGGGTGCTGTGGGACGGCGAGGACCTCGCGCAGGTGCCCACGCACCGCCGCGGCTTCGGCATGGTCTTCCAGGACGGCCAGCTCTTCGGACACCGCGACGTGGCCGGCAACATCCGGTACGGCCTGCAGCGCCACCACTGGCCGCGCGCCGAGGCCGACGCCCGCGTCGAGGAACTGCTCGAGCTGGTGGGGCTGCCGGGAATGGGAGCGCGGCCCGTCGGGGAGCTCTCCGGCGGACAGCAGCAGCGCGTCGCGCTCGCCCGGGCGCTCGCGCCGAAGCCCCGGCTGCTGCTGCTCGACGAGCCGCTCTCGGCCCTCGACCGCCAGCTCCGCGACCGCCTCACCGCGGACCTGCGGCGGATCCTGCGCGAGACGGGCACCCCGGCGCTGATCGTCACCCACGATCACGACGAGGCGGTCGCGTTGGCCGGCACCGTCGCCGTGCTCGACGCCGGCGAACTCGCCCAGGTCGACCGGCCTGCGCGGCTGTGGCGGCGGCCGCGCACGGCCGACGTCGCCCGCTTCCTCGGCTACTCCGTGCTGCTGGACGCGCAAGTGACGAATCTGCAGGCGACGTCCGCGCTGGGGCGGGTCCTCGTCGACTGCCCCGACGGCCGGTTCCAACTGGGGCTGCGGCCCGGCTCGGTCGCGATCCAGGCACACGGCGTCGAAGCCCGGGTGATCGGCTCGGTCCCCACGGCCGACGGGGTCCGGATCACCGCCGCCGTCGACACCGAGGACGGCGAGCTGCTCGTGGACGCGCTCGGCGACACCCCGCCCGCCGACGGCGAGATCGTGCGCGTCGCGCTCAACCCGCGCCGCATCGCCGTGATCGGATGA
- a CDS encoding MFS transporter, with product MSVDFREQRADAAGASVLAWRNAVAVIFALSGLTFASYLGRLPQVRDDLGATTLQVSLLTFGLAVGSVVGLVGSGTLAARFGARRVMAVTLPALGVTMIAAAAGAQSGIYALTLLPLVFVGLSHGITDVCMNLSGAENERALGRTVMPAFHAAFSLGTVAGALTAAAAQAAHVPLLPHLIVVNGVLLVAGWFALRHVPFQAHDADDHAPVSRRERLAVWREPRTLLIGLMVLGMALTEGSANDWLALAMVDDHGTSKTVGTLTFAVFVTFMTVGRLAGTRVLDAYGRVRTLRACGALAFAGLALVIFGPTWAAYVGVALWGLGASLGFPVGMSAAADEPRMAAARVSVVSTIGYLSFLAGPPIIGALGEYVTLLNALILVLVAVAVTVVVAPAAREPREPAPST from the coding sequence GTGAGCGTGGACTTCCGGGAGCAGAGGGCGGACGCGGCAGGGGCCTCGGTCCTCGCCTGGCGCAACGCCGTCGCGGTGATCTTCGCGCTCAGCGGCCTCACCTTCGCGAGCTACCTCGGTCGGCTGCCGCAGGTGCGCGACGACCTCGGCGCCACCACACTGCAGGTCAGCCTGCTCACCTTCGGTCTGGCGGTCGGCTCCGTCGTCGGTCTCGTCGGCTCGGGCACGCTGGCCGCGCGGTTCGGCGCGCGCCGGGTGATGGCCGTGACGCTGCCCGCACTGGGCGTCACCATGATTGCGGCCGCCGCCGGCGCGCAGTCGGGGATCTACGCTCTGACGCTGCTTCCGCTGGTGTTCGTGGGCCTCTCGCACGGCATCACCGACGTGTGCATGAACCTCTCCGGTGCCGAGAACGAGCGGGCGCTGGGGCGCACCGTGATGCCGGCCTTCCACGCAGCCTTCTCGCTGGGCACCGTCGCGGGTGCGCTCACCGCGGCCGCCGCCCAGGCCGCGCACGTGCCGCTGCTGCCGCACCTGATCGTGGTGAACGGCGTGCTGTTGGTCGCGGGCTGGTTCGCCCTGCGCCACGTGCCGTTCCAGGCGCACGACGCCGACGATCACGCCCCCGTCTCCCGCCGCGAGCGGCTCGCGGTGTGGCGCGAGCCCCGCACCCTGCTCATCGGCCTGATGGTGCTCGGAATGGCGCTCACCGAGGGCAGCGCCAACGACTGGCTGGCGCTGGCCATGGTCGACGATCACGGCACGTCGAAGACGGTCGGCACGCTGACCTTCGCGGTCTTCGTGACCTTCATGACCGTCGGCCGGCTCGCGGGCACCCGCGTCCTGGACGCCTACGGCCGAGTGCGGACGCTGCGGGCCTGCGGCGCGCTCGCGTTCGCCGGCCTGGCGCTGGTGATCTTCGGCCCGACCTGGGCCGCCTACGTGGGCGTCGCGCTGTGGGGTCTCGGCGCCTCGCTCGGCTTCCCGGTGGGCATGTCCGCCGCGGCCGACGAGCCGCGCATGGCGGCGGCGCGGGTGTCGGTGGTCTCCACGATCGGCTACCTCTCCTTCCTCGCCGGCCCGCCGATCATCGGCGCGCTGGGCGAGTACGTCACGCTGCTCAACGCGCTGATCCTGGTGCTCGTCGCCGTCGCGGTCACCGTCGTGGTCGCGCCCGCCGCGCGCGAGCCGCGCGAACCGGCACCGTCGACCTGA
- a CDS encoding CPBP family intramembrane glutamic endopeptidase codes for MDRVTTAQTSAPDHSALRSAVSGARAIVDVGVVVAVLVATNLVAHFTGSWAALLAVPVSAVLLIGIARHRGLDWHELGLGREHWRSGAKYAAAAVFVVATVIVVGALLPVTRGLFLNDRYATFSTAIIASMVIIPLQTVIPEELAFRGALHGTLSRAMHFRWVVVTGSLLFGFWHIASSLGLTSGNAGLTKILGAGPLAQFAGIAGAVIATAFAGWVFTWLRSRSGSLIAPIALHWCLNGAGALAAAFAWQLLR; via the coding sequence ATGGATCGAGTGACTACTGCACAGACGAGCGCACCCGATCACTCCGCTCTGCGTTCGGCGGTGTCCGGGGCACGCGCGATCGTCGACGTGGGCGTGGTCGTGGCGGTCCTCGTCGCCACCAATCTGGTGGCGCATTTCACCGGCAGTTGGGCAGCCCTGCTGGCCGTGCCGGTGTCCGCGGTCCTGCTGATCGGCATCGCCCGGCACCGCGGCCTGGACTGGCACGAGCTGGGCCTCGGCCGCGAGCATTGGCGTTCCGGTGCGAAGTACGCGGCCGCCGCGGTGTTCGTCGTGGCGACGGTGATCGTGGTCGGCGCGCTCCTGCCCGTCACCCGCGGCCTGTTCCTCAACGACCGCTACGCCACCTTCTCGACCGCGATCATCGCCTCGATGGTGATCATCCCGCTGCAGACCGTGATTCCCGAGGAGCTCGCCTTCCGCGGCGCCCTGCACGGCACCCTGTCGCGCGCGATGCACTTCCGCTGGGTCGTGGTCACCGGCTCGCTGCTCTTCGGCTTCTGGCACATCGCCTCGTCGCTGGGCCTGACCAGCGGCAACGCGGGCCTGACCAAGATCCTCGGCGCCGGCCCCCTGGCCCAGTTCGCCGGCATCGCGGGCGCCGTGATCGCCACCGCCTTCGCGGGCTGGGTGTTCACCTGGCTCCGCTCCCGCAGCGGCTCCCTCATCGCCCCCATCGCCCTGCACTGGTGCCTCAACGGCGCGGGCGCGCTGGCCGCCGCCTTCGCCTGGCAGCTCCTGCGCTGA